In the genome of Sander vitreus isolate 19-12246 chromosome 13, sanVit1, whole genome shotgun sequence, one region contains:
- the LOC144527433 gene encoding uncharacterized protein LOC144527433, translated as MTAICLSPQIKEKLDSLLAKQRDLVEKWDRHQERLQRKQEHFQFTQETVKAEAWLKAKEPLITSKEPEGGGARAQTDEVEQLILRHEAFRKAAVTWKERFSSLRQLSAAEKKKEEEKKTTPLSSRRMFPLSCLTPSVPATSATSSFLRQTVQAHIEPKPLQTRLDLGATPSTQRLSSTLASYKPVINGSGYQGLEQHCSGKLVSSSYLGMNHQAAGGGSDSGFSALTSQSGGADTSTYLGINHQTASSAESSGYFGLTTGCVGGTQNHLGSGRLGSSGNIAQQPSSGGMGSPGFLPQQNMGSSGYLGHQPNLGSTGYLAQQPNMGSTGYLAQQPNMGSTGYLAQQPNMGSTGYLAQQPNMGSTGYLAQQPNVVSSGYLAQNYQSSGGLGSSGLLAQNHYSSGSLGSSGYLVQSGGIMDPKMAYAWQHLKADFMQPRINHIHKAVNPLLEASRVQREQFGDIPMADMVGPESGLELLHGRLQRDPRGSRSDPQMDHLRREREYKLGRQTSSEQEIQARLNELPLIVRQERYRRRLERQSSSEQEGSSKQRLQRQDSSDLEGSVKEGSDKRSGEKRSTMAEIVEQVQEREAANARGEPYRPGSSLSAPVTRFDGRPRARDRPKPRRRPRPKEPEETRRSRSAPATGAPTTPQPPSHTAQNEGFLYRKKATTSDLEAQQRSPNSKSWVNVYCVLKEGQLTFYKDARNHATTYNEEPPVDLSNCTFDPSMGYKKKKNVFILQINDGINFAFHAKDEEDLKAWTSNITTCIAEHEAMGTWDKPGTSSMDPDHSERKEKSEGDADARSERSELAEGEERSEKERSEKGDGSEKLDTSEIADKMEGGAGGSSTSGKSK; from the exons ATGACTGCAATCTGTCTGTCCCCACAGATAAAAGAGAAGCTGGACAGTCTTCTGGCTAAGCAGAGGGATCTTGTTGAAAAATGGGACAGACACCAGGAAAGGTTACAGCGCA AGCAGGAACATTTCCAGTTTACCCAGGAGACGGTAAAGGCGGAAGCCTGGCTGAAGGCCAAGGAGCCGCTGATCACCTCCAAGGAGCCAGAGGGAGGAGGGGCCCGGGCGCAAACAGATGAGGTTGAGCAACTCATCCTTCGCCACGAGGCCTTCCGCAAGGCTGCTGTAACCTGGAAAGAACGCTTCAGCTCTCTCCGCCAGCTTTCCGCA gctgagaagaaaaaagaggaggagaaaaagacaaCCCCACTCTCCAGCCGAAGGATGTTCCCATTATCATGTCTGACTCCCAGTGTTCCCGCAACAAGTGCTACCTCATCTTTCTTGAGGCAGACGGTACAGGCGCATATAGAACCCAAACCCTTACAGACCAGGCTGGATCTGGGTGCCACCCCTTCAACCCAGAGGTTGTCCTCCACTCTAGCCAGCTACAAGCCAGTTATAAATGGATCAGGCTACCAAGGACTGGAACAGCATTGCAGTGGGAAGCTGGTGAGCTCCTCGTACCTTGGGATGAACCACCAGGCGGCCGGAGGTGGAAGTGATTCCGGTTTCTCGGCGCTGACCTCCCAGAGTGGTGGAGCAGACACTTCTACTTACCTTGGGATAAACCATCAAACTGCTAGCAGTGCAGAGAGCTCTGGGTACTTTGGACTGACTACTGGTTGTGTGGGTGGTACGCAAAACCATCTAGGCAGTGGCAGGTTAGGAAGTTCAGGTAACATAGCTCAGCAGCCAAGCAGTGGAGGTATGGGAAGTCCTGGCTTTCTGCCTCAACAAAATATGGGCAGTTCTGGATACTTGGGACATCAGCCTAATTTAGGAAGTACAGGATATTTGGCACAACAGCCTAATATGGGAAGCACTGGGTATTTGGCACAACAGCCTAATATGGGGAGCACTGGGTATTTGGCACAACAGCCTAATATGGGGAGCACTGGGTATTTGGCACAACAGCCTAATATGGGGAGCACTGGGTATTTAGCACAACAGCCTAATGTGGTGAGTTCTGGATACCTAGCGCAGAATTATCAGAGCAGTGGGGGATTGGGTAGCTCAGGTCTTCTGGCACAAAATCATTACAGCAGTGGAAGTCTGGGCAGTTCTGGATACCTGGTGCAGAGTGGTGGCATCATGGACCCTAAAATGGCATATGCATGGCAGCACCTGAAAGCTGACTTTATGCAACCCAGGATCAACCACATCCACAAGGCTGTAAACCCCCTTCTAGAGGCCAGCAGAGTGCAGCGGGAACAGTTTGGGGACATCCCAATGGCAGACATGGTGGGGCCAGAGTCAGGGCTGGAGCTCCTCCATGGCCGTCTGCAGAGGGATCCCCGTGGAAGTCGCTCTGATCCTCAGATGGACCATCTCAGGCGAGAGAGGGAGTACAAGCTGGGTAGACAGACCTCCAGCGAACAAGAGATCCAGGCCAGGCTGAACGAACTGCCACTGATTGTGCGTCAGGAGCGCTACCGGAGGCGCCTGGAGAGGCAGTCGTCCAGCGAACAGGAGGGGAGCAGCAAGCAGAGGCTGCAGAGACAGGACTCGAGTGACCTGGAGGGCTCTGTGAAAGAGGGATCTGACAAACGCTCAGG GGAGAAGAGATCTACCATGGCAGAGATTGTAGAACAGGTccaggagagagaggcagcaaAT GCACGAGGAGAGCCTTATCGCCCTGGAAGCAGCCTCTCAGCACCTGTGACTCGTTTTGACGGACGCCCTCGTGCCCGAGACCGCCCCAAACCAAGGAGGAGGCCCCGTCCAAAGGAGCCTGAGGAGACACGACGTTCTCGCTCAGCTCCAGCTACTGGTGCCCCAACGACACCTCAGCCGCCTTCACACACTGCCCAAAACGAAGGCTTCCTCTACCGCAAAAAGGCCACCACATCTGACCTTGAAGCTCAGCAGAGAAGCCCAAACAG CAAGTCCTGGGTGAACGTATATTGTGTGCTGAAAGAGGGACAGCTGACCTTCTACAAGGATGCTCGGAACCACGCCACGACATACAATGAAGAGCCTCCTGTAGACCTTAGTAACTGCACATTCGATCCTTCAATGGgatacaagaagaagaagaatgtctTCATTCTTCA AATAAACGATGGAATCAACTTTGCATTCCATGCAAAAGATGAG GAGGACCTGAAGGCTTGGACTTCAAACATCACCACCTGTATAGCTGAGCATGAGGCCATGGGCACGTGGGACAAGCCGGGAACCTCGTCCATGGACCCCGACCACTCGGAGAGGAAGGAGAAGTCGGAGGGGGACGCAGACGCCAGGTCCGAGAGGTCCGAGCTCGCCGAAGGGGAGGAGAGGTCTGAGAAGGAGAGGTCAGAGAAAGGGGATGGCTCGGAGAAGTTAGACACGTCCGAAATTGCCGACAAAATGGAGGGCGGGGCAGGGGGCTCCAGCACGTCTGGAAAGAGCAAATGA